GTCACCTTTTTCTTTTTTTCTTCTTTGCTCCAGGATCGATTGGCATTTGCATAAAGATAAGCATGCCTGCCGCCAAAGGTGACGTATATTGGTGAAAAACCATGCTTTTGTGCAATGTGTTCTACCATATCTTTATCACTGCCCTGTGTTTGCTTCTTTGTGGTCATCGATACATTGCCAGGCCCCTGATTATAATCAGATGGAGAGCTTCCATCTTGTGCCGGCCTCAGTACAGAAGAATTCGCTGGGCCAGGCCCAGTTAATGAATCCACCCATGGAGCGTGTTGACCGGCTGCTTGTTCCTTTTGGGCATCTGGAGAAAGGTCGTTTTGACAAGCAGACGTGCATAACAACATTCCAACCATCACAGCTAAAGTTGTCTGTTTCACTCGAGCAACCCCCTTGCAGAACTTTTTATTTTTCTACAGTTCTTGCATTTTTAGGGTTTCCAATTTAAAAAGCCTCATTCTTTACCTCTCAAGCTCACTCTTTCCTTTTACTCCCATTCCCATTCTTCCATGACTACTTGTTCTCTTGCTGCTAATCCATCGGCCATTTCAGGAGGACCATTTTGCTCCCATTTAATAACAGTTCCGTTGTTTTCTAAAAGAATAACCGAAAGATAAGCATTACCCGTATCTTCAAAGGTTGCAGCGTAATTGCCAAACAATAGATTTTCATCGTGTTCTTCCTGAACTAATTCATAACCTTCTGCTTCGTATTCTTCTTGTATTTCAGTGATTTTTTCCTCCAGCGGCTCATCCTCAGCAGAAAATTCCTGTATCGTCCAAACAGGTGATTCAGTTGGCTCCTGGTCTTCGGTAAACGCCGCATATAGTTGTATTTCTTTATCTTCTGTTACTTCTGCTTCAAAATATTCTGGAATGTAAGTAGTAAACGAAAATCCAGGTTCATCGAGCAGTTTAAAGACAGCTGTTTCCTCCATGCCTTCATTCATATAAGAAATATCTTTTTGAGACTCACGTGTCTCTTGCGGATCCGTTTCCGATTCCTCTGGCACGTTTTCATCGGGAACTTCCTCTTCTGTATTTTCGCGCTCCTCGTTTTCTCGTTCATCATAAGGAGCTTGTTCTGACCCTTTATCGCCATCGTTAAACGGCAAGTTAAATTGACTTACTGCTAGTAAACCAGCAATGGAGGCGGCCGCTACTGTTCCTGCTGCAGCTCCTAACCAAGAAAATCGGATTCTACGTTTCCCTTTTTCCTGCTTTACATGCGCCCAAATTCGATCCGGCGTGGTTTGATCCGGCATGCGGTTATATTCCTCTTTTAATCGCTTCATCTGTTCATCAAATGAGTTATTCATGGATCACACCTGCTTTCTCATACCGTTTCTTCAGCTGGTTTCTAGCTCTCATGACTCTTGTTTTTACAGCAGTTTCTGTCACACCGGTAACTTTGCTGATTTCCCGGTATGTTTGTTCATGAAAATAGTGAAGAATTAACGGGATGCGGTATTTTTCAGGTAAACTCCTTATCATGTCATGCAATTCCCATGTTTCTTCTCCTGTTTCCAGCTCGTCGAACAGTTTGCCATTGTCTTTTTCTTTCATCGCTTGAAGGTTGCGCTTTTGCCGTTTTTCTTTACGAATAAGATCTCTTGCTGCATTTAAAGTGATGGAATACAACCAGGTAGTGAATGTGCCGCCAGAAAAAGTAGAAATGGAACGGTATACTTTTAAAAATACTTCTTGCGTTACATCTTCGACATACGGGGGATGGACTCCGATTTGAAAGGCGAACTTCTGTACCGTTCGATAGTGCCTTTCGATTAATTCTTGAAAGGCTTCCTCTTCTCCAGACCGGGCCCGTTGTATCAATTCATCATCATTCATTAACGGTCCCTCCGTTTTTATTTTTAATTATGTAACGTTATGTCGAACGATAAAGTAACAAAAACGTTGCTTGTTATCATTAGTTTACGCCTATTTTTATTTTTCCAGGCTTTTATTATGCTAATAGCAACGAGAGCGAAAGCATTCTTTTAGCAAAGATAAACTTTCTAAAGTAAAAAAAATGCTTCCGCTGTAAAGGACAGCAGAAGCAACACAGGGATATTTTCTTAGGACTACCCTAAAATTATCTTTTGAGACAACCCCATACAAATACGAAATATATTTTATTGCCATTTTAGACAAACTAAGACTTACATTACACAGAAGCCATTTTTTGCTGCTCCCTTTCTTCTGTTTCTTGCTCAATAGCTTCATCTACTGGCTCTTCTAAGAAAAATGTGCAAATTAAGCATACAATTGCCGAGCAGCCAATTACTAAAAAAAAGATGGCAGGATTTACAAAACTTAATACGGTCAAGAAAATAACTGAACCGACGTTTCCATATGCGCCAACCATTCCTGAAACCTGGCCTGTTACTCGTTTTTTAACTAACGGTACCATTGCATACACGGCCCCTTCCCCAGCTTGTACGAAGAAAGAACAGCACATAGTTAATGCTACAGCTAACCACAGCGGCCATGTCGAACCAATTAATGCCATCCCCATATATCCTAGTGCCAACCCTACCATTAATATAATTAATGTTTTCTTCCGGCCAAATTTATCACTAAACCAGCCGCCGCTAGGACGTGACATTAAATTCATAAATGCAAAACTTCCTGCAATAAGACCAGCTTGAGCAACTCCCAATGCAAATGTTTCTTCAAAAAACTGCGGTAACATGGACACTACGGCAAGCTCTGATCCAAATGTACAAAAATAAGCAAAGTTCAGAATCGCTACTTGTTTAAATGAATATTTTTCCTTTTCAGGGACTCCTTCTCTTAAGTGATCTTTATTAACATTCCAAATTTTATAAATATTGAAAATGAAAAGAAATATTAATGTAAAAAATATAAGTATAGATACCGTTGAACTTATAAAATCCAAATCCTCGAGCCTGTAAGTTTGGAAAGCAAGAATACCAAATACCGGCAAACTCATCAGCATCAAACCTACCATATCTCTGTAACTGGTAACCTCTAATGCACCGCTTTTCTTCGGACGTTTATAAGTTACACCTTCAGGAGTGTCTTCAACAATACGCATAAAGATAATACCATAAACAAGAGCAATAATACCGGTTAAAGCAACAGCATAACGCCATCCATCTTCTCCGCCAAAGATTACAGCAAGCGTTGGCAGCGTCATCGCTGCAGCTGCAGAACCGAAGTTCCCCCAGCCTCCATAGACACCTTCAGCAAAACCAACCCGCTGAGGAGGAAACCATTCTGCTACTAAGCGAATCCCAACAACAAAACCAGCACCAATCATAGCTAAAAACATTCTAGAAATCATTAATTGTGTAAAAGAATTCGATAAAGCAAATGTAAAACATGGAATACTTAATAGGATAAGAAGCCAGGAATACACTCTACGAGGTCCGAAACGGTCAACAAGCATTCCTATGAGCACTCGAGCAGGAATGGTTAAGGTAACATTGGCAACTGCTAATAACGCAACTTCATCCTTGGACAGTCCAAATACTTCCGTCAATGTTGTCATAAAGGGAGCCATATTGAACCAAACGACAAAAGAGATGAAAAAGGCTAAAGTGGTGAATCCTAGTATTTTCACATTCCCCGTGTATGGAGACTGCATTTTATCTACCTCCTGTTTTTGTTCTACAATGTTCATTATAGATAATATGGATTTCATATCTATTATTTGGTCAGGTATGCTAACAATAAATATTATATTTTCCTCGTTACGACCTAAGAAAATAATAAAAACATGCTGCAATTGTGGCTGGTATAAAGCCTTTTTTGACAGAAACTACTTTTATTCGGAATGAAGTCATTTACTTGATTATTCAAAAAACTATTGTTGGAAGTTAAACTAGCTATTTGAGAAATTGCCTCCGATTCCAAATGCCAACTACCTTTATTCCTTTAGAAAAGGTTAAATTCTCATCATACAAAAAAATCCTTTATATCGGCGGGACAGATAATATCGTCCTTGCCTTGATATAAAGGAGCTATATATGAACTCTATTTTTATTGAAAAGGGATTGAATCCATTTTTTCACTTACCAACTATTGGGGAATTGGCTTATCACCCAGCAGTCCGAAAAGTCTTGTTGGGGTTGTGTCATAATCTTTTTTCAAACAATATTCCATCTGCAAATATTATTCAGCTTTGTATTAGATTGGCGGATTGGAATGACATTTACGGCATACTGGATAGTAGGAGTCATGTCCGCCAATTTGAATTTGTTCACCTGTATAAATAGGGTTTGCATTCTCATCTACTCGCAAATTCATGATGGCTTTCTTTGCACAAAACCAGCATATTGTTTTCATTTCCTCAATTTTATCAGCGTAAAGCAAAAAATATTTACTGCCTTCAAATAATTCATTTTGAAAGTCATTTTTAAGACCAAACCCCATGACTGGAATATCTAGCTCATCAACAATTTGTGCAAACTGTAGAACATGTTCTTTATTTAAGAACTGGACTTCATCTACCAAGACACAAAATGGCCGCTGCTCGTAATTTTCCACTACTTTAAAAACATTTGTTTCTTCAAAGATAGGAAGCGCTTTTCTTTTAAAACCTATCCTGCTCGAGACATAACCGACTTCATCTCTATTATCCAATCCAGAAGTAAAGATGAGGACTGGTTTTTCTTGTTCCTCGTAATTATGAGCTACCTTTAAAATTTCAATTGATTTTCCGCTATTCATTGCTCCATATTTAAAAAATAGCTGTGCCACAAACTTCTCCCCTTAGTCCTTGGCTATCCTGCATGTTTAGATTGTAAGAATCGAACCGTATAGAACCTATCACAGCGTTCCTTATACTTTAGAAAAGTTAAACATTCCTAAAGTAGAACAAAAAAAAGACAGGCAAGTGGCGTTCCCTTGCCTGTTTCAGCCCGCAAGCCTTACTTAAGATTGTATTTCTTTTTGAAACGGTCGATACGTCCGCCTGTATCTGCAAGCTTTTGCTTCCCAGTATAAAACGGATGAGAATCGGAGCTGATTTCTACTTTAATAAGAGGGTATGTGTTCCCATCTTCCCACTCAATCGTTTCTTCAGAACCTTTTGTAGAACCGCTCAAAAACTTAAAACCTGTGCTTGTATCCAAAAATACGACTTTTTTGTAATCTGGATGGATTTCTTGTTTCATCGATTTTCACTCCTTCCGCCCTGCTGTCTTATGATGATGACATATCTGTGAACACACATCATCACAATATGTCAGAGTCAATTTCACACATAACGAGATTATATCAAGGAGCAGAGATTTTTTCAACATACTTCTTTTAAAATCCACATCTCCTTAAAGAAAACATTATTTGCGTCCTGCCGCTGATCCCTTTGCTTTGTCTTTTTCCATTTCCTCAAAAAATTCCTCGTTCGTTTTTGTCTGCTTTAATCTGCGGATGAAGTGATCCACAAAATCTGGGGAATCGTTCATCGTTTTTCGAATCGCCCACAAGTTTTCTAAATGATCCTTTGAAACAAGCAATTCTTCTTTTCGGGTACTAGAACGACGGATATCAATGGATGGGAAGATTCTGCGTTCTGCTAAGCGGCGGTCCAGATGCAGTTCCATATTCCCGGTGCCTTTAAATTCTTCATAAATCACATCATCCATTCGAGACCCTGTGTCCACCAGAGCTGTTGCCAGAATGGTTAGACTGCCGCCTTCTTCTATATTACGAGCAGCGCCGAAAAATCGTTTTGGACGGTGGAAAGCTGCAGGATCAATACCACCCGATAAAGTTCGGCCGCTAGGAGGAATGACTAGATTATACGCCCGCGCTAAACGAGTGATGCTGTCCATCAGTATAACAACATCTTTTTTATGTTCCACAAGTCTCATGGCTCGCTCTAAAACGAGTTCTGATACCTTAATGTGATTTTCAGGTAATTCATCAAAAGTGGAGCTTACAATGTCTCCATCGACCGAGCGTTCAATGTCTGTTACTTCTTCCGGGCGTTCATCTACAAGCAGTACAATTAATTCTGTTTCCGGATGATTTTCTGTAATGCTGTTTGCCACTTCTTTTAAAAGCGATGTCTTACCTGCTTTAGGAGGAGCTACGATAAGACCGCGCTGTCCAAACCCAACCGGTGTAATTAAATCAATAAGGCGGGCACTGATCCGGCCCGGCTTATTTTCCAACGTCATCCGGCTTTCTGGATAAAGCGGAGTAAGCGCTGGAAAGTGCGGCCTTTCTTTTGAGGTGTCTGGGTCCTCTCCATTTACCGCCTCTACCATCAATAAACCGTGATACCTTTCCGTGTCCTTTGGCGGCCGCACTTTTCCAGATATTTTGTCGCCATTTCTTAAACTGAACCTTCGAATTTGAGAAGCCGAAATATAAATGTCCTCTGAACTCGGTAAATAATTAATAGGCCTTAAAAATCCATAACCCTCTGTTTGTATGATTTCAAGGACACCTTCCATAAACATCAATCCGTCTTTTTCGGCTTGTCCTTTTAATATGGCAAAAATTAATTCTCGTTTTGTTAATTTGCTGTAGTAGGAAACCTTATAATCTTTCGCCAGACTGTACAGATCCTTCAGCGTTTTATTTTCTAATTCTGCTATGTTTACACTCAAAAAATGTCACCACTTTTCTTCTTATTCACTATCATAAAACCTTTTCATTTTATCTGAGAGTACTAATTCGGATGGGAATGGAGTATTACGCTTTATTAGGGAAACGTTCCGTTCAAAGGAGTGGGTTTATGCAGGCCGATTTACGTTGAACCATTCTGCAGATTTTCGTTTTTCATTGGGGATAAACACACGATCCGTTTATCTATCTTTTATTCCCGCTTCTTACTCATTTTAAACACGTTTTTTTTGAATGGCAATAGAAAAAGTAAAGTCCTTCTAAAATATTAATCGAAATAAGAAAAGCGCAAGCGCCCTTGTTTTAAATGACGTTCGGCTAAGTTCCTCACGTTCTGTGAGAACGCCGAACTGGCTTGCCCTGGATGGGCTGAATTCTGCGCCCAGAACAGGACGTTCGCGATCTTAGCAGAAGATCCTTCAATTCGCGATCCTAGCAAAAGTTCCTTAAACGTCTTGGGCCTCTGAGAGCTGGCGCTGAAGCTAGACATCAAAGCGCAAAATTTTATACTTTCCTATCTAATAAGAAAAACTTGGCTTACCGCCGAGTCCTATGGCGGAAGGCGTAGTTTTGCTTATACTTTGATCCTTTAACAAATTAAACATCCCTGAAGTATAAAGAAAAAAAGCTGCTCTATTATCACAAAAGCAGCTTTTTCTCCACATGTTTTAAGGCTTTATGACAAAATCTGGTTTCTTTTTCACATTATGTTTTCCATCTACAAATCGTACAGTTCCCGATTTTGCACGCATTACAAGTGATTGTGTGGTAGCATTTGCCCCTTTATAATGGACACCTTTTAGCAATTCACCATCCGTAACACCGGTTGCTGCAAATATTGCATCATCGCCTCCAACCAGGTCTTCCATATGAAGTACACGCGAAACGTCCTCGATGCCCATCTTCTTACAGCGGGCAAGCTCTTCATCATCTTTTGGAAGAAGTTTTGCTTGCTGTTCTCCGCCTAGACACTTCAAAGCAACAGCGGATAAAACCCCTTCAGGTGCTCCGCCAGAGCCTACTAAAATATCAATCCCAGTTTCTTCAAAAGCAGTATTCATCGCAGCTGCTACGTCACCGTCTTGAATGAGTTTTATTCTAGCTCCTGCATCGCGTATGTCTTGAATTAATTTACTGTGACGGTCTCTATTTAATATAGTTACCACCACATCTTCTACATCCTTGTTTTTTGCTTTAGCCACTGCTTTTAAGTTTTCTTCAACCGGTGCATTAATATCTACTTTACCTACTGCTTGCGGGCCAACTGCAATCTTTTCCATGTACATATCTGGCGCATGCAGCAAGTTGCCATGATCAGCAACTGCAATTACCGCTAGGGCATTCCACATACCATTTGCCACAATGTTAGTTCCTTCGAGAGGATCCACGGCAACATCGACTCTCGGTCCATATCCATTACCAAGTTTTTCATCTATGTAGAGCATCGGAGCTTCATCTTTTTCCCCTTCTCCGATCACCACTGTTCCTTTCATAGGTATAGTATCAAAAACATCCCGCATCGCACTTGTTGCTGCATCATCTGCTTCTTCTTTTTTTCCTCTGCCCATCCAGCGCGCAGAAGACAGAGCAGCTGCCTCCGTAACACGGACAAGTTCCATTGATAAACTTCTTTCCATTCCAATCCCCTCCCATTTTTTTCTTATGAACTTTTCACTTGTTCAGCTTCTTCTGTGCTAAGCCTTTCTCTCCAAACATTTGCACCTAATGCTAACAGTTTTTCTTCTAAGTCTTCGTATCCACGGTCTATGTGTTCCATTCCCGTTATTTCTGTGACTCCGTCTGCGATTAATCCTGCGATAATCAGAGCGGCTCCTGCCCGCAGATCACTAGCTTTTACTTTTGCTCCCTGCAAACGCTTTTTACCGTTGATTAATGCAGACCGTCCTTCCACTTTTATTTCTGCTCCCATGCGGCGAAGTTCATCCACATGTTTAAACCGAGCATTATATATTGTGTCTGTCACTATGCTTGTCCCTTGCGCTTTCGTTAAAAGAACGGTAACAGGCTGCTGCAAATCTGTAGCAAACCCTGGATAAACAAGTGTTTTTATATCAATGCTTTTTAACTCCGGAGAAGAGCGAATCAAAATCTGGTCATCCCCTGCTTCAATTCGAACGCCCATTTCCCTTAGTTTTGCTATAAGTGATTCAAGATGATCAGGAATAACATTGTCAATGAGAACCTCTTCTCCCATAGCTGCTGCTGCAATAATGTACGTTCCTGCTTCAATACGGTCGGGAATAATAGAATGAGCACAGCCGCTTAATTCATCGACTCCATCAATACGGATAACATTTGTGCCAACACCTTTAATTTTGGCTCCCATACTAGTTAATAAAGTAGCCACATCAATGATTTCCGGTTCTTTAGCCGCATTTTCTATAATGGTGCGGCCTTCCGCTTTTACTGCTGCCAGCATAATGTTAATCGTTGCTCCTACACTTACTACATCTAAATAAATACGTGCTCCTTGAAGCTTATCTGCTCTTAAATAAATGGCTCCGTGCTCATTGGTTACTTTAGCTCCGAGTGCTACAAACCCTTTAATATGCTGATCAATTGGCCTCGGACCTAAATTACATCCACCTGGCAGACCGATAGCCGCTCGTTTAAACTTGCCTAGCATCGCCCCCATCATATAATACGAAGCCCTTAATTTTTTCACTCTTCCATTTGGTAATGGCATTGGTATGACTTTTTTTGGATCTATCGTCATACTGCTGCCTTCGTAAGAAACAGAAGCTCCAATGTCCTCTAGCAAAGAGGCTAATGTTTCTACATCAGAGATTTCCGGCAGGTTATCAATAGAAACAACAGAGTCAGCAAGAATCGCAGCAGGAACTAAAGCTACCGCGCTGTTCTTGGCTCCGCTGATATGTATCTTTCCGTTTAAAGGATGTCCTCCTTCAACCATCAACTTCTCCATGAGCGATTTCACTTCCTCATTCATAGTCTCGTTGTGATGCTGCTCATCTATTGTCGGCCGATAAGAAAATATAGTTATGCACCTACTACCGGCACTCTTCCATTTTCTTATCTTTTTTCATTATGGACAACCTCTTGGACAGTTAGACGCACAAGAAGACATCCATCTTGAAAAAATTTTCCTTTTAGACAAAAAGATTGAAAGTCCGACAACCTGCTCTGC
This DNA window, taken from Alteribacillus bidgolensis, encodes the following:
- the glpX gene encoding class II fructose-bisphosphatase, which codes for MERSLSMELVRVTEAAALSSARWMGRGKKEEADDAATSAMRDVFDTIPMKGTVVIGEGEKDEAPMLYIDEKLGNGYGPRVDVAVDPLEGTNIVANGMWNALAVIAVADHGNLLHAPDMYMEKIAVGPQAVGKVDINAPVEENLKAVAKAKNKDVEDVVVTILNRDRHSKLIQDIRDAGARIKLIQDGDVAAAMNTAFEETGIDILVGSGGAPEGVLSAVALKCLGGEQQAKLLPKDDEELARCKKMGIEDVSRVLHMEDLVGGDDAIFAATGVTDGELLKGVHYKGANATTQSLVMRAKSGTVRFVDGKHNVKKKPDFVIKP
- a CDS encoding RNA polymerase sigma factor: MNDDELIQRARSGEEEAFQELIERHYRTVQKFAFQIGVHPPYVEDVTQEVFLKVYRSISTFSGGTFTTWLYSITLNAARDLIRKEKRQKRNLQAMKEKDNGKLFDELETGEETWELHDMIRSLPEKYRIPLILHYFHEQTYREISKVTGVTETAVKTRVMRARNQLKKRYEKAGVIHE
- a CDS encoding NarK family nitrate/nitrite MFS transporter, translating into MQSPYTGNVKILGFTTLAFFISFVVWFNMAPFMTTLTEVFGLSKDEVALLAVANVTLTIPARVLIGMLVDRFGPRRVYSWLLILLSIPCFTFALSNSFTQLMISRMFLAMIGAGFVVGIRLVAEWFPPQRVGFAEGVYGGWGNFGSAAAAMTLPTLAVIFGGEDGWRYAVALTGIIALVYGIIFMRIVEDTPEGVTYKRPKKSGALEVTSYRDMVGLMLMSLPVFGILAFQTYRLEDLDFISSTVSILIFFTLIFLFIFNIYKIWNVNKDHLREGVPEKEKYSFKQVAILNFAYFCTFGSELAVVSMLPQFFEETFALGVAQAGLIAGSFAFMNLMSRPSGGWFSDKFGRKKTLIILMVGLALGYMGMALIGSTWPLWLAVALTMCCSFFVQAGEGAVYAMVPLVKKRVTGQVSGMVGAYGNVGSVIFLTVLSFVNPAIFFLVIGCSAIVCLICTFFLEEPVDEAIEQETEEREQQKMASV
- a CDS encoding thymidine kinase, producing the protein MAQLFFKYGAMNSGKSIEILKVAHNYEEQEKPVLIFTSGLDNRDEVGYVSSRIGFKRKALPIFEETNVFKVVENYEQRPFCVLVDEVQFLNKEHVLQFAQIVDELDIPVMGFGLKNDFQNELFEGSKYFLLYADKIEEMKTICWFCAKKAIMNLRVDENANPIYTGEQIQIGGHDSYYPVCRKCHSNPPI
- the rho gene encoding transcription termination factor Rho, which codes for MSVNIAELENKTLKDLYSLAKDYKVSYYSKLTKRELIFAILKGQAEKDGLMFMEGVLEIIQTEGYGFLRPINYLPSSEDIYISASQIRRFSLRNGDKISGKVRPPKDTERYHGLLMVEAVNGEDPDTSKERPHFPALTPLYPESRMTLENKPGRISARLIDLITPVGFGQRGLIVAPPKAGKTSLLKEVANSITENHPETELIVLLVDERPEEVTDIERSVDGDIVSSTFDELPENHIKVSELVLERAMRLVEHKKDVVILMDSITRLARAYNLVIPPSGRTLSGGIDPAAFHRPKRFFGAARNIEEGGSLTILATALVDTGSRMDDVIYEEFKGTGNMELHLDRRLAERRIFPSIDIRRSSTRKEELLVSKDHLENLWAIRKTMNDSPDFVDHFIRRLKQTKTNEEFFEEMEKDKAKGSAAGRK
- a CDS encoding UDP-N-acetylglucosamine 1-carboxyvinyltransferase, producing MEKLMVEGGHPLNGKIHISGAKNSAVALVPAAILADSVVSIDNLPEISDVETLASLLEDIGASVSYEGSSMTIDPKKVIPMPLPNGRVKKLRASYYMMGAMLGKFKRAAIGLPGGCNLGPRPIDQHIKGFVALGAKVTNEHGAIYLRADKLQGARIYLDVVSVGATINIMLAAVKAEGRTIIENAAKEPEIIDVATLLTSMGAKIKGVGTNVIRIDGVDELSGCAHSIIPDRIEAGTYIIAAAAMGEEVLIDNVIPDHLESLIAKLREMGVRIEAGDDQILIRSSPELKSIDIKTLVYPGFATDLQQPVTVLLTKAQGTSIVTDTIYNARFKHVDELRRMGAEIKVEGRSALINGKKRLQGAKVKASDLRAGAALIIAGLIADGVTEITGMEHIDRGYEDLEEKLLALGANVWRERLSTEEAEQVKSS
- a CDS encoding type B 50S ribosomal protein L31 — protein: MKQEIHPDYKKVVFLDTSTGFKFLSGSTKGSEETIEWEDGNTYPLIKVEISSDSHPFYTGKQKLADTGGRIDRFKKKYNLK